The following are from one region of the Chanos chanos chromosome 10, fChaCha1.1, whole genome shotgun sequence genome:
- the fam124a gene encoding protein FAM124A: MEKNSTEDEFADSGAETGGSLTDYSPMSSASSDLSMGDQQDPFLVSVHIITDPGQAKSLQRAADQVLSWVHPDLPLFRVSERAPSSHQRHRPKHHVHPSATTQPSLAVILFIQEENESIESIKQLHGTLQKPPWKYHHTERVNGRGLMPLSPTSQDFFTLAPGTPLWALRQVHYGKEIVRFTVYCRYESYADMVRFYRLLLRRRLAQKKEDFCFCVVYSNPDTEIQLSFKRLPWGQSPTPMDCAVMEIRVWDVGGLVPLLPHPCTPISDVRWQTEDYDGNKILLQVQNSRHRRRHTVAQFTHLPPDSTPIVSPDPAAALPPFGRGPASYRNRRYHRNSSRSSRAQTLPTPHSHGSQNSLPLLCEKEESHPSSLPRDPEAFRAGWTGHRTRSLFSLPLAGGPHSTCPSPSATLRPRSSSSLASLVYRVNVDTLVGAEETDVDTGQKLTGSSLDLSVTSAYSRPQLRTNQQTPRPPRPLSAPLQDINPSLSEPSHNHIPTSVRQPPVPLRTSSMSIKITPTDKPHPPSVCLSQQGTTHSGWEQCGNGPTTHDNCKQEQIEEDEQEFYI, translated from the exons gtCTCTCACGGATTACAGTCCCATGTCGTCAGCAAGCA GTGATCTCTCCATGGGGGACCAGCAGGACCCATTTTTAGTGAGTGTCCACATCATCACAGACCCAGGACAGGCAAAATCACTTCAGCGTGCTGCAGACCAGGTCCTGTCCTGGGTCCACCCAGACTTGCCCCTTTTCCGTGTCTCGGAACGTGCCCCCAGCAGCCACCAAAGACACCGACCAAAACACCATGTCCATCCCTCCGCCACCACCCAGCCCTCTCTGGCTGTCATCCTCTTCATCCAAGAGGAGAACGAGAGCATCGAGAGCATCAAACAACTTCACGGCACCCTCCAGAAGCCACCATGGAAGTACCATCACACGGAGCGGGTGAATGGGCGTGGGTTGATGCCCCTTTCACCCACTAGCCAAGACTTTTTCACCCTGGCTCCAGGCACGCCGCTTTGGGCGCTCCGGCAGGTGCATTATGGGAAAGAGATTGTGCGTTTTACCGTCTACTGCCGCTATGAGAGCTATGCCGACATGGTGCGTTTCTACCGGCTGTTGTTAAGAAGACGGCTGGCCCAAAAGAAGGAGGatttctgcttttgtgtggtatACTCGAACCCCGATACAGAGATTCAGTTGTCGTTCAAGCGGTTGCCATGGGGCCAGAGCCCCACCCCCATGGACTGTGCAGTGATGGAGATTCGGGTATGGGATGTGGGTGGGCTTGTACCCTTGCTGCCACACCCTTGTACACCTATCAGTGATGTTCGCTGGCAAACAGAGGATTATGATGGGAACAAGATACTACTGCAG GTGCAGAATTCACGACACCGTCGGAGACACACTGTTGCTCAGTTCACACACCTCCCTCCAGATTCTACACCTATTGTATCTCCAGATCCTGCTGCTGCCCTGCCCCCCTTTGGCAGAGGTCCCGCTTCCTATCGAAACCGCCGCTATCACCGAAACTCTTCTCGCTCCTCACGAGCACAAACTCTCCCCACACCGCACTCACATGGGTCCCAGAATTCCCTGCCACTgctgtgtgagaaagaggaaagtCATCCCAGTTCTCTCCCACGTGATCCAGAAGCTTTCCGtgctggatggacaggtcaccGTACACGTTCGCTGTTTTCCTTGCCCCTAGCAGGCGGACCCCACTCCACATGCCCCTCCCCCTCAGCAACACTTCGCCCACGTAGTTCCTCCTCGTTGGCCAGTCTGGTGTACCGTGTGAACGTGGATACACTGGTGGGAGCTGAGGAAACTGATGTGGACACAGGACAGAAGCTGACTGGCAGCTCTCTGGACCTATCGGTGACTTCCGCTTACTCCCGCCCACAGCTGCGGACCAATCAACAAACACCACGCCCACCAAgacctctctctgcccctcttcAGGACATAAATCCCTCCCTTTCAGAGCCATCCCACAACCACATCCCCACATCAGTAAGACAGCCCCCTGTGCCACTCAGAACCAGCAGCATGTCAATTAAGATCACACCCACAGATAAGCCACACCCCccaagtgtgtgtctgtcacagcaAGGCACCACCCATTCAGGTTGGGAGCAATGTGGTAATGGCCCAACAACTCATGACAACTGCAAACAGGAACAGATCGAGGAAGATGAACAAGAGTTTTATATctga